The DNA sequence TCGACTTGGTCACGGTTCCTCCATCCGAGGATTGCGACGATGGGAACGGCGATGGCGACTGCGACGATAGTGAGTCCGACCATCACGAGGGCGTGCCCGAGCGTGAGCACTGTCGCGTAGTAGGCCACACCGACGAGCGCGAAAGAGATGGACGGGACGAAGTTGATGGAGTCCACGCTGGCGATAGCGCCGAGACTCGACTCGTAATCGGCGTTCGTCGTCCGCGAGATGAGCAGCGCGGCGAACGGTTCGCCGCCCGCTTGTCCGAACGGGGTGACGTTGTTGGCGAACGTCGCACCGGCGTAGAGCGAAAACGCGCGCAGCACGGAGATACGAATCCCGAGAACGCCGAGGACGGTACGGAGCGACATAGACCACGAGAAAAGCCACGCTAGGGCGACGACGGCGACGGCGATGACGATTCGTCCGTCGGCCATCGTGAGCGACGTCATAATTTCGTTGATACCAGCGAGTGAAAAGATGACGAGCAGAACGGCAATCGCGGCTACGAAGCCGACGATTATCGTTCGCATGTCACCCAAGTCGAGACGCATCACATTTCTAATAACGCGGGGGTGGCTTGAAGCCAACGAAGACCGTTCGGCTTTTTCCCTCACCGCGAGCAAACGACGTGTATGGACGAACGCGCCGCGCTCCGGTTACTTGCGGGCGAGCTCCCCGACGCGGGAGATGACGCCGCCGTCATCGACGGACACGTGCTGACTACGGACATGCTCCACGAGACCACGGACTTCCCGGGCGGAACGACCCGATACACCGCTGGCTGGCGAGCAGTCGGCGCGTCCCTCTCCGACGTCGCGGCGATGGGCGCGAGCGCAGTCGCTGGCGTCGCCGTCTACGCGGCACCCGAGTTCGAACCGACGGAACTGGAGTCGTTCGTCGAGGGCGCGAGCGACGTCTGTAAGTCCGTCGGTGCGCGGTACGTCGGCGGCGACTTGGACACGTTCGAGGAGTTCACCACGTCTACGACGGTGCTCGGTCGAACCGACGACCCCGTTTTGCGTTCGGGAGCGACCGTCGGCGACCTGCTCTGCGTCACCGGAACGCTCGGCCGAAGCGGCGCGGCCCTTCGACTGTTCGAAGCGGGTGACGTGGAGCGAGCGAACGATCTGTTCCGGTTCCAGCCACGGGTCGAGGACGGCCTCGCACTCGCCCCGTTTGCGACCGCGATGATGGATTCGAGCGACGGCCTCGCGCGGTCGGTCCATCAACTCGCCGAAGCCAGCGGCTGTGGTTTCGAACTCGACGGCGAATCGGTTCCCGTCGCCGAAAGCGTTCGGGAGGTCGCGGCGGATGAGGGGGACGAACGTGATTTGAGCTTCTACTTCGGCGAGGATTTCGAACTCGTGTTCACCGTTCCCGAATCGCGGTTGGCTGACGCACGGACGGCCGCGCCGACGCCGATTTCGGTCGTCGGCGAAGTCACTGACGGGGGGGACGATTCGGACTCGAAAATCACGATCGATGGCGAACCGTTACCCGACCGCGGCTACACGCACGGGCGGACGGACGGAGAGTAGAGCGTCCTCGACTCAGGAGATGATTCTGATGGGCGTCGGCGTGAAACAGAGGATGCCGAGCACGAACGTGAGCAACCCGAGTATCTTCCGGCGAGTGTCGAGGTCGCCGTCGTCGATGGGCGTCGCGGGGCCCACGTACGCGAAGAACATCGAGAGGAACCCCCAGATGACCCAGAGAACGGTGGCGTTGCTCACGTCGAGGACGTAGAAGACGTACGCGGCGAGACCGAACAGGACCGCCGGAACGAGCGCGGCGATGCTCTCCTGACGTTCGCCGATCATCGCGCGGACGATGTGCCCACCGTCGAGTTGCCCGACCGGAATGAGGTTGAGGAACGTGACGAACATGCCGACCCAGCCGCCGATGACGACGGGGTTGACGGATTTTGCGGGATCATCGAACGTGAGCGGTTGGCCCATCACCATGGCGATTCCCTTGAGGAGCGGCGGGTAGCCGAACTGAATCTCCACGAG is a window from the Haladaptatus sp. R4 genome containing:
- a CDS encoding lysylphosphatidylglycerol synthase transmembrane domain-containing protein, which produces MRTIIVGFVAAIAVLLVIFSLAGINEIMTSLTMADGRIVIAVAVVALAWLFSWSMSLRTVLGVLGIRISVLRAFSLYAGATFANNVTPFGQAGGEPFAALLISRTTNADYESSLGAIASVDSINFVPSISFALVGVAYYATVLTLGHALVMVGLTIVAVAIAVPIVAILGWRNRDQVEMKIADIVVRVVGGLARFVPRLTPTSKAAVVHRLRGFFDAIERVAGNRRGLALSIFFSAFGWFLSAVSLWLSFYALGYTVPFAAVLFVIPLGSMASITPLPGGLGGVDAVLVILLVPIAGVSATTASAAALIHRGATYFLPVLIGGSTTAMLEADNAKTGSVRSD
- the thiL gene encoding thiamine-phosphate kinase, encoding MDERAALRLLAGELPDAGDDAAVIDGHVLTTDMLHETTDFPGGTTRYTAGWRAVGASLSDVAAMGASAVAGVAVYAAPEFEPTELESFVEGASDVCKSVGARYVGGDLDTFEEFTTSTTVLGRTDDPVLRSGATVGDLLCVTGTLGRSGAALRLFEAGDVERANDLFRFQPRVEDGLALAPFATAMMDSSDGLARSVHQLAEASGCGFELDGESVPVAESVREVAADEGDERDLSFYFGEDFELVFTVPESRLADARTAAPTPISVVGEVTDGGDDSDSKITIDGEPLPDRGYTHGRTDGE